A single Acidobacteriota bacterium DNA region contains:
- a CDS encoding cyclic peptide export ABC transporter, which produces MVAVIRFVSSLIEVSKGIPYIRSLVSLALLFGVVSGLANAGLVALINKAINAPVEAREGWALAFLGLCVALPVSRVLAQVLLVRIGARTVVELRMSLARQILRVPLRQLEKLGPSRLMAVLTEDITNISDTVIVVPMLCMHLAVVAGTLGYLGWLSWPLFLALLVVMVVGVITYYLPLLKAFGHVRLFREAWDTMYEHFEALTKGTKELKLHRGRRDTFLSEGLNKTADKHMHHQVMGVSIFVLASSWGQVLFFVVIGLLLFIAPNYQAVPMEVLTGFTLVLLYLTTPMEFILNRMPDLANANTSMNKIRELGFSLRELPDDMGTNKQLQAPFQRLELRGVEHHYEGSEDEEGFSVGPVSLSLEPGEVIFLVGGNGSGKTTLAKTLIGLYEPDGGEILVDGRPVTDADRDSYRQLFTAVFSDFYLFESLLGLGGPDLDTQAHKYLSELHLEKKVKVEEGVLSTLDLSQGQRKRLALLTAYLEDRPIYLFDEWAADQDPQFKQIFYRELLPELRARGKAVVVISHDDQYYDAADRIYRFDFGQMSQVEAADYRSLSAG; this is translated from the coding sequence ATGGTAGCTGTCATACGATTCGTTTCTTCTTTGATCGAGGTCTCCAAGGGGATCCCGTACATTCGGTCCTTGGTCTCTCTGGCGCTGCTCTTCGGCGTCGTCAGCGGTCTGGCCAACGCCGGCCTGGTGGCGCTGATCAACAAAGCCATCAACGCGCCGGTGGAAGCCCGGGAGGGCTGGGCTCTGGCGTTCCTGGGGCTGTGCGTCGCGCTGCCGGTGAGCCGGGTCCTGGCCCAGGTGTTGTTGGTGCGCATCGGAGCTCGCACGGTGGTGGAGCTGCGCATGAGCCTGGCGCGGCAAATCCTGCGGGTGCCCCTGCGCCAGCTGGAGAAGCTCGGGCCGTCCCGCCTGATGGCGGTGCTCACCGAGGACATCACCAACATCAGCGACACCGTCATCGTGGTGCCCATGTTGTGCATGCATCTGGCGGTGGTGGCGGGAACCCTGGGCTACCTGGGCTGGCTCTCCTGGCCTCTCTTCCTGGCCCTGCTGGTGGTGATGGTGGTGGGCGTCATCACCTACTATCTGCCGCTGCTCAAGGCCTTCGGCCACGTGCGCCTCTTCCGCGAGGCCTGGGACACCATGTACGAGCACTTCGAGGCCCTGACCAAGGGCACCAAGGAGCTCAAGCTGCACCGCGGCCGCCGGGACACCTTCCTCTCCGAAGGGCTCAACAAGACCGCCGACAAGCATATGCACCACCAGGTCATGGGGGTTTCCATCTTCGTGCTGGCCTCCAGCTGGGGGCAGGTGCTCTTCTTCGTCGTCATCGGCCTGCTGCTCTTCATCGCTCCCAACTACCAGGCCGTGCCCATGGAGGTGCTCACCGGCTTCACCCTGGTGCTGCTCTACCTGACCACCCCCATGGAGTTCATCCTCAACCGCATGCCGGATCTGGCCAATGCCAACACCTCGATGAACAAGATCCGGGAGCTGGGCTTCTCCCTGCGCGAGCTGCCCGACGACATGGGCACCAACAAGCAGCTGCAGGCTCCCTTCCAGCGCCTGGAGCTGCGGGGGGTGGAGCATCACTACGAGGGATCCGAGGACGAGGAAGGCTTCAGCGTCGGTCCCGTGAGCTTGAGCCTGGAGCCCGGGGAGGTGATCTTCCTGGTGGGCGGCAACGGCAGCGGCAAGACCACCCTGGCCAAGACCCTCATCGGACTCTACGAGCCCGACGGTGGTGAGATCCTGGTGGACGGCCGGCCGGTGACGGACGCCGACCGGGACAGCTACCGGCAGCTCTTCACCGCGGTGTTCTCGGACTTCTACCTCTTCGAGTCGCTGCTCGGGCTGGGGGGACCGGATCTCGACACCCAGGCGCACAAATACCTCTCGGAGCTGCACCTGGAGAAGAAGGTGAAGGTGGAGGAGGGGGTGCTCTCGACCCTCGATCTCTCCCAGGGGCAGCGCAAGCGGCTGGCCTTGCTCACCGCCTATCTGGAGGATCGCCCCATCTACCTCTTCGACGAGTGGGCGGCGGATCAGGATCCCCAGTTCAAGCAGATCTTCTACCGTGAGCTGCTGCCGGAGCTGCGGGCCCGGGGCAAGGCGGTGGTGGTGATCAGCCACGACGACCAGTACTACGACGCCGCCGACCGCATCTACCGCTTCGACTTCGGTCAGATGAGCCAGGTGGAGGCCGCGGACTACCGAAGCTTGAGCGCCGGTTGA